In the Argiope bruennichi chromosome 8, qqArgBrue1.1, whole genome shotgun sequence genome, ACCCCGTAATTTTGAGCCACTTTCAAACAATGGCAATcgtagatttaaaaattttgggaCTTTTGTCATATACGCAATAAAAGTACTGCAATtccctcacaaaaaaaaaaaaaaaaaaaaaaaaaaaaacgagctcgatgttttgacgaatcttcacgacaccgaaaacatatttttggaatttagtCTATCTTTCAACAAGATCATTCAAAAAGGCCTTATGTTAAATTTCcaggtttctattaaattttgaattaaatctatcgTCAGAAAGTCTGACCGGCTCTAAAAATATAAGTGAAAGGATAactaatataagaaatttgacgaataaaatttggtacataaatatGACATATAAAGtatagattttatcaaattttgaatcgcaTCTATCAAGAGATTGGGCATCAAgcgatctgtactttcacatacatataaatgcaatgactcaaaaatacaatgagtcgcataaatgaaatttggcgatCTTTTTTGTTAAAGTTGTAATTATGAGTCAGATTTTGACTTCATTCAATTGGAGGttcccaaaatgcatatttgattttctttactataaggACAAAATTCTCATATGCGAGactctctgaaaataaaaaactgagCTTTTCTGACGTTCATAGTCTTGATTAAGGGTTACATTTTTATGGGGGTTACaggggataacatctttattaaaaagtttcaggaatttatggatattatgtcaaccaatttaataaatatattaaaacttgcGAAAATTCAGATTTGGTTTTCCCATTCATCTAATTTTAAgttcaataaaggaaaaattacttACCACATCCTTTTGAGTAATTTATTAGATGTTAAACTCGATTTCCTTCTGGAGGCTTTCCTTAAATGAATGTGTCTACTAGATGGCGACATTTTTACTCTAACGTTAGAATTTTCGTCTGTCATGTGCGAATGATCGCCAAAATCAGAAGCACTGTAAACTGAATTTCTATCAGAATAATAATCTTCTTCTGATGGAATTTCAGCAATAGAAGCCATCGACATTTTTCTTgaagtatcaatttttttattttgttgttttaatgaatttacctgcaaaaaaaataatcaatttttatatatacgattttttacaaataaaatacttataatgaTAAGATATTCTATTATAATTCGACCCTCAGgcaatcaaatacaaaaaaatacttaaaatgaatgattaaaattatcccttgtaaatgtgttttttcttttatatattactgCAGTGTTACAGCTGTTAAACTATCAGAGAATAAAATCTTACAGTTTGTAAGGCCCATTTCATTTCAAGGTGAAATAATTCGCTAAGTCGCTGTCTTACAGTTCTGTCGAATTAtaacgaaaagtaataaaatgtggAAAGAAAACATAACACAAATCTTATTgtctcattattattttatttattaaattgaatatcaaaaataGGTCTCCCAGTTCATGCCCCGACATGTTATTAGATAAGGGGATCAAATGTATGTGcatgtgggggggggggggggaattgaagCATCAATTTTCGGATCccttgaaaagtttttaatatgagtgaaaatttttaaactgtaaaattatAGGTCTGACGCATCAAAAGTTAAGATAGTTTAAATGGATAaggagtaaatttttttaaaaaggtgcatatttgaaattttttttaattctatttatgtaCGTGTTACATAGAAGGCAAtaactggtaaaaatttcaaatggcatctgcattattttttgaaaaagttcacTTCAtgtagaaaaaaacaacaacaacaaggtCATCGGAAAATACCTATAAGTGCTTTCCTATTAGGATTCGTGAActggaaaattattatattttaaaaacagtttcaaatgGTATTATAGAAGTAATTTTACAAAAACGTGGGTggtacaaaattgaatttttagtaaaGATTGAAATTACATTGAAAGCTAACTTACCCTTTGAGAAtccaaagaaatgtttttattattatccacaattttaaatgaagagtATTTGCTTTCATCTCGATTTTGAAGTGATTCCTCTTCATTCACATAATCAAAAGACTTGGATCGAATTCTACTGATCGCACTGAGACCAGTGTTTGTGCCTTTATTCTTATAAGCACTTTGAACATAAGATGAATTTCCCGATGAATAGCTCGACTGATGGACAGACTCCGGTGTTTTTTCCGAAAGTAGCTGCTTTCCTGATGAAGTGCTGTTTTCGCTGCAATTCGTAAACAGTTTGTATCTGGCGACATCGGAGCAAGGTggtttctctttaaaatttcctGCATCTCCAAGGGGTTCTTCCGAGCATTCAGAGATGGACCTGCATTCTTGATTTTCACAATTGTTTGGTAATTTGATTACAGCAACAGATGCCCCTGGAAGTATTTTTGctactttttgtttcaattctcTCAGTGTTTCAGCTTTTAGCTCTGATATAATAGGATCTACAAAATGTAAATCCTCATTATATACTACTTCCGCACGATTCAAAGACTTTCCGCATGTTTTTGTGGatttacttgatttatttttatttgaagaagcCGTTTTACGGGCTCTCAAGGGCCCAGAGTATCTGTTTTCTTGATTTTCATCATTGCTTCCTTGGCCTCTGTCGTATATTCTACAGGGTTCAACCGAATTGTTCGCATTACTGGCATGAAATCCTGCTCCTCTAGATACTGGGCTTGAAGAACTCCTTTTCAGGATGGACTTAAAAGATTTGGACGATTTTTTTCCTAAATCGCCAAACTTTGGATTTATGTCTCTCCTCAGAGACGACTCTTTAATTCGTGGTATAAGTTTTTCGTGAGAGCAGTCATAGAAATTGGGTTTTTCGAGTACTAAATCTCGACGTGATTGCTCGTTCTTCCAGTTCGCATCTTTAAGAATTCTCTCCCTCTTTTCTTTCCACATATTCAAGGGACTTGGAATATTCCTGATGGCCAAGATTGACTTTCGCCGAGAATAAGAACTGTCTTCTTCAGTGAAAACACTATCTTCAGAAGCTGAAGAAGATTCTGATGACGTTTCAATTGTGTCACAAATTACTTTGACGTTGCCGTTTGATTTCGGATCAAAAACCCAATTGTAAGAATCGTCGTTTGCAATCTAGAAAGAAAATTATGTGTCAGAAAACAAAATTCGTAAAATGTCGAAATATTGGCTTAGTTTCTTTACCATTTGAAAATTAAGtacatgtataaatattttaacagaagtGTTTTTATAATGGATAACAAGACTATCGAATTTGTGAACCGCTATTTGCATGTAACCCATAATTAATATTCTTGCGGGtcaagaaacaaaatatataacaaaatttggttaaatttattttaatgtggcCCTTTAAAACGGCAAGAAAGCAATAAAGTCAAGTTGTCTCAATAATAAGTGTACAACAAAACAAAACAGCCGAAATAAGGTTACTAGAATTACTCAGCTTTTTGTTtaggttaccatattggcgacaaattcAAGTGTCCCATTGTATTTCAATCCAAGAATCTATCGACAGAagttacttaattttgaaaatttctaatgagGTATAATGTTTAATaacgaattataataaaaattaatatttaataaatatttataattttaaaattatatatatataatattttataattttaatgtttcttatgAGACTAACTTTTGTTGGTATTTTATCCCCCCCTCCCCGCCTTGCATTTAGTAGGGTCAGGTAAACAGTATAACAAATATATgtcaattataacaaaatattgatttaagattcattaaattttaagattattaacaATGCGAGAAGTTTCTATGTTCACGGCTAATCTAAGAAAATAGCACATGCAAACTAACAGTGGTTAAGTCTCTAGAcaccattcataatttttttaagtgccaAATCAACAGAAATATtgccttttattttaatgtgttttgatAAAAGCAAAGTAATTTATCACTTGAATTTTTCAgccacatttcaaaattttcgctCTTGTTAATTTTATCTCTAATTGCACATTTGAAATCAGCGGTCGATGTTAAACTGTGCATCATATGAGAATGAAACTGTGACTGCATCACACGAAGGTAAAGCTGTGATTAGTTGAAATTTAGGATATCACTCCGGTTTCAAGATAAATGTGTACTTGTGAAATAGGCGAATAGGCAGCATTTCTTCAGTGACAACGATGAATAGACAGCTGTCAATCGTTCAGACACTCCATTTTAAGGTTTCTTTCACGCCGgtttacagaaattaattttttaatataaatttccgGCGATTATACTAAAAAGTAGCTGAAAGAGTGCTGCATTGATTTCAACAAAAGTTTCcaggtaattactttttttttttttttttgtttttgcttctTCACGTCTTTCAAGAAAACTTATTTTCTGGATGGACCAAATTGCTgccaattttattcaaaaataagagTTGCAATGGCAATCATTTTTTAGATGGCGTACATATATGAAAACCAAAATAACTTTAGTCAATTGTTTTCTTCCCAAGAATTCTAATTGAACTAATCTATgaatcaaattccatttattttatgatgaattatttgTAAGAGATGTTAACTTACGCTGTTCTTGGCTTTATTATCGTTAATGTCTCGACATATTTCGATGCATCTTCCGGAGAGAATCACCAGAGATACCACAATGCAAAGGATGGGCGAAAAAACAGAAGTTATGTATGCTAGAAGTAAATGAAATGCAATAGTTAAATTCAGTCACTTACTCAAAAATAGTATAATATCTGGCAAGAAGAAGAATGTCCGGTTACCTGCCAATCAGGACAAAGTCGTGCCAAATATAAAAAACACCATATTTCTGCACTTTGAATGCCCACAAAAATTGCAGCAAACGGTTTagggttgcaataaaaatttgcaacAGCGTTTGGTAAGAAATCGTTCCAAAAAATTCAACTcaggcagacggacatttttaaatcatccatAAATGCGGACGgacatttttaaatcatccaaaattttaaatcatccaTTTTAGTTGGATgtacgaattaaaattaattgcatagtAAATCTTTCTATAAttctttcgaaaaaagaaaataattaaatagtgctggcaaaaattttagataaaataattcccTCTGAcaacatatttttctaaacagAAGTTCGATATTAAgataataaacacattttaaaataatcaaactaGCTGTCTTAAACATTTTATGACTTAATGTTATACATATGTTCTGTAATCATTGAATTCCTCtttatatgattaaaagaataaatttggtaAGAAAACGTCGCAATTTTCCGAATTCGCAAATCTCTACCAGTATTAAAGATGATTGTTGAGTATCATCACATTAATGTGCATAATTTAGTTTGACTACAATTTACAGTGAAGTTGCTCAACATTTTGGTGATTTAATGGGTAATGAAAAAAAGTGCCAAAACTTGTAccttggaaaattaaatattaatgtaaagcACTCAAAGTGAGTCCAGAAATagacaagaaaaagaaagatatgaTTAAAACATCACTATGGGCTATTCATTCACTGGCTGTGGAAGATGACAAACTTCAAAAATACATATGAAATCTGCCTCATTCATTTAACGTATGGCCGGGCGGTAATATATTAAGTTActtataaaatacagaaaaattattgaaagtacTATTAGATCGATTGCATTCagcgaaattcatttttaaaatgagttttaattaatttatttataatctcCCGTTTGTAGGgcatacacacacgcacaaaccTTTTTCCTCAACACCAGTTGCAATTATCGTCTTGTATAAACGTTGGCACAAACTGGTAAGTTTTTATTAGCGCTTGTTAATAGTTACAAAAGAATGGAAAATCATATACAATTGCTGCCCCTTCAAGGTGGGAGTTGCTATCTCAAATACATTAGACGCATATTTCTGCTgctgtattttaatgaaaatgtaccGAAAATAACGATTCGACTTttgtataaactaaaaaaatacgGTAATACGTCAAATCaccaaattgtaattttttaaagccataaatcttcaaatttgataacttaaatattaaattctttagttATTATTTGGCGAGTTCTCTTATTTGGCATGATTTGGCAGAGATTGACAAAACATCTGTATCGTGCTCTTTTTCTTCGCCAAGAGTTAAAATAGCCGTCAATTGTTGATTCAGCattcttttaatatgtttaagaTGCAAGTCCTGTCgccaaatgtgatatttttttatgacaaCACAAAAAGAGGTTTGTTATCTTTTCTTGTGGCAATCCAAAAAGTCGGGCATTTGATGACTCGGGCAGTAGCATGATTTTGCTATATTTGGCGAGGAACTGCGCTTAAATCGCAAATCTTAGAGCGGTTAGAATACAACTGGAATACTTTTAAGACTAACCCAAAAAACtagtaaatatatgaaatactaaaattgtatacaaagagtacaaattaattttagatattcgattTTGTTTATCCATATTCATATTGTTTGTTATATTACAGTTGATTTACAGAAAAGTACTTACCATATGCTAAAATTTCACTAGCAAAATCAATCGTCTTGCTTTTGCTATTCTCGAGATACACGTTCAGCAGTTTGTTTCCGTTCCCCATTATAAGAATCATCGCAGCAGTCACGTTTACTGTGATCACCGACAGTAATAATGTTGCCAAAACATTTTTCTGGGGAAAATAGAGAACTTATACATcttacttttttcataaaatattattcagcaGTGATGAAAGAAcgattaaatttgtaacttttttaagTGTCTTTATTTAACGCAGCACTTATCTTTACTGTATTTTGAAGCCGAGTGTTCGATAAATATCATattctaaatctgttaatagatatttaggcgagttcgcaaattgtacagactaagtctatgacaaaggataccgacgtgctctgattggtttaagccttggcatcttttttggcaatgttttgccaaaaagatgccataccgaaatatatttttataaaaataaataaaatttgggaatttattcccccccccctctatttTTTACGGttaacatgtaatattaatctggaacacatatacagcagaaaagatgaaatcctgaaacctaaattcaggaaatataaaaattacaatttattacaaatattttttgtatgtgtttcttcttaatattattttgatataactaaaaaaaattagctacgaaatcacatattccgttaaagcttacatatttatacgttttgggcattaagtaatcatctccccatatgtagttgatgggaaagtaacaaacgttcagcaacaggcttcaatgactgcataaattatctaataaaggcacgaaaatcatcgaaaaatatgaattatttaattgctgtaatatatgttgagtaattaattttatttaatttttatacttctgtgcataaacaacatcatttacttgtattactagtattattagtaatatttattattattattattaattagtattaggagtattactagtaatatttagagaaaacaattatattaataaaaattagatcgtgttgatattcactcgtatcttccataaaactaatgaaaggtacaaggtttgagccaaataagccaaggcttaaaccaatcagagcacgtcggtatcctttgtcacagacttagtctgtacaatttgcgaactcgcgatatttagcagacgattccttttcagacattttataactgctactatttttattttgttaaaatattattaaaaagtaaaagcaaacgattttttctttgataaacatattttgttaatattatttcgcttattttttgtataatagctagTGATcgattgtaaaccttctggaatctggcaatatttggaatatacgctgttatgttgaaagaataaacaagccgatgaaattctaaattgcttggagtattattttagttttaagaatttaagatgctctgcaagctatagtttgaagcttaagaaaacgggtagttttctagaaagcatacaaaatcgagagaaaaaaaaatccaaataaaaacaaagatttttttttcagatttagacATAAAAAATGCGACTTTGTGTTTATGGccgatgtgaaaaaaaaatcggaaatatttgttattgattgcgaaaaattcagtttttttccccatcctattgtaaatattgaaatagagGGTTTTTGTCAAGGTATGAACAAAAGATACTACATCGAAAAactgttttgtaaaaattaatgtattataaataaaagtgaaaatattttattttgaacaaggATATATTAAATGGATCTTACTTTTTGTGGAAGTGGATTCTTTGTAAAagcaagcattttaaataataagcataatGTCATTAGGTTATAATAAAGATAGTTCTATAggatactgaaataatattttgttactcACCCTGGCAGTAATTTTCACTGACTTTTTCTTGCTATTGATTTTCCAAACACTGGAGATGGTGCCATAAATACAGCCGATTGCTatgttctgtaaaaaaaaatatatatatataatttaatctcatgaattttaatataagatgATTCAATTCAAAGAATGACTCGTCTTGAGGACAATTAAGGGGTTAATTTAAATGGATAGGTGCacttaattcctttaaaaaaattcgctttTGTTGGGgggttttttccccttttatctttaaatattccaacaattttaCATCTGAAATGATTCTAGCTgagtttcttttgaataattagcTATCTAtacaacatatttataatatgaattggTATATTGTATAAATGGAGTTGCTATAGtgcaaattcaattaatttttcgatTCCAGtagttatttatactttttcGTATAAATAGTAATAGCAAGAattgttattttctgaaaaattactctacaaattttgatgaatcactATTTTTCGAAATATACTTACCATACATGTGAACATCATAACTGACAGTTGAAATTAATGATATGCCATCCTTGCATATTcgcttttttaattcaacatcatTGACTCTACACGATTTAGTAGGTGAAAAACTCCAccctaatatttttaactttttaagatCTATTTGGTTTTTACATCGGATT is a window encoding:
- the LOC129980554 gene encoding uncharacterized protein LOC129980554, whose protein sequence is MTDICPRPCSRLATAAILIIIGVIQLLAGVILLRSKYADLLSGPDFMTGSSNIAIGCIYGTISSVWKINSKKKSVKITARKNVLATLLLSVITVNVTAAMILIMGNGNKLLNVYLENSKSKTIDFASEILAYAYITSVFSPILCIVVSLVILSGRCIEICRDINDNKAKNSIANDDSYNWVFDPKSNGNVKVICDTIETSSESSSASEDSVFTEEDSSYSRRKSILAIRNIPSPLNMWKEKRERILKDANWKNEQSRRDLVLEKPNFYDCSHEKLIPRIKESSLRRDINPKFGDLGKKSSKSFKSILKRSSSSPVSRGAGFHASNANNSVEPCRIYDRGQGSNDENQENRYSGPLRARKTASSNKNKSSKSTKTCGKSLNRAEVVYNEDLHFVDPIISELKAETLRELKQKVAKILPGASVAVIKLPNNCENQECRSISECSEEPLGDAGNFKEKPPCSDVARYKLFTNCSENSTSSGKQLLSEKTPESVHQSSYSSGNSSYVQSAYKNKGTNTGLSAISRIRSKSFDYVNEEESLQNRDESKYSSFKIVDNNKNISLDSQRVNSLKQQNKKIDTSRKMSMASIAEIPSEEDYYSDRNSVYSASDFGDHSHMTDENSNVRVKMSPSSRHIHLRKASRRKSSLTSNKLLKRMWSSSEPKINVSDLIVDKDSLIGLSEEELVARTFRIRSLRKTVEDRLKKKKESEKQVTSNSYSSAL